A genomic segment from Candidatus Korarchaeum cryptofilum OPF8 encodes:
- a CDS encoding ferritin-like domain-containing protein, whose product MVMAGKASERLKSLLNQAIAREIQVSIQYMWQHVQTVGPVHVLLSGELKKIAIEEMKHAEEIAERLWYLGGTPTTVPDPIKVGKDLREMIEQDVKDEEKAITLYKQIIEVANEEGDVTTAEIFKKILKDEEEHHDFFTTVLEGLPS is encoded by the coding sequence ATGGTTATGGCCGGGAAAGCTAGTGAGAGGCTCAAGTCCCTGTTGAATCAAGCTATAGCTAGGGAGATACAGGTCTCGATTCAGTACATGTGGCAGCATGTCCAGACAGTGGGCCCTGTGCATGTGCTCCTATCCGGGGAGCTCAAGAAAATAGCGATAGAGGAGATGAAGCACGCCGAGGAGATAGCTGAGAGGCTCTGGTATCTGGGAGGCACCCCCACGACAGTACCGGATCCGATAAAAGTTGGGAAGGATTTGAGGGAGATGATAGAGCAGGATGTTAAGGATGAGGAGAAGGCGATAACTCTATACAAGCAGATAATAGAAGTAGCGAATGAGGAAGGCGATGTCACCACAGCTGAGATATTCAAAAAGATCCTGAAAGATGAGGAGGAGCATCATGACTTTTTCACGACAGTGCTCGAGGGATTGCCTTCTTGA
- a CDS encoding Lrp/AsnC family transcriptional regulator produces the protein MMERAVKVLDERDRKILEMISRDGRVSFRRIADELKISDVAVRKRIRRLERMGIIEGFTARINPASLGYSIISLTGIDVLPGDIVRVAKEIAEKEYARSVYITAGDHSIMAEIWARNEEEFGRILKEIEGMGGITKICPAIVTQRIKS, from the coding sequence ATGATGGAAAGGGCCGTGAAAGTACTCGATGAGAGGGATAGGAAGATCCTGGAGATGATCTCCAGGGACGGCAGGGTCTCCTTCAGGAGGATAGCCGATGAGCTGAAGATAAGCGATGTAGCTGTTAGGAAGAGGATAAGAAGGCTGGAGAGGATGGGGATAATAGAGGGATTCACGGCCAGGATAAACCCAGCCTCCCTGGGCTACTCCATAATCTCCCTGACGGGCATAGATGTACTCCCGGGCGATATAGTTAGAGTAGCAAAGGAAATAGCTGAAAAGGAGTACGCTAGATCTGTCTACATAACTGCGGGGGATCATTCGATAATGGCCGAGATATGGGCTAGGAATGAGGAGGAGTTCGGGAGGATATTGAAGGAGATAGAGGGGATGGGAGGAATTACTAAGATCTGCCCTGCTATAGTGACTCAGAGGATCAAATCATGA
- a CDS encoding MarR family transcriptional regulator, with protein MMSARGVGVTLKGIERALTQYEKVLDLSDSWYILIAPTSLNFHLFSRILSSEVRMIISSIFINDGSEGDGFREFRDRLAFIYGKDHVVEEIFERIDQIEIISRFSELSNLIREYKGGELGLRALIVCSGPYKLDLFHLSLYLDARAIELTEDGFRELISYPTWKLNEVSLSILYVAMKLEAMGERVTPHSLARYVKLKEKGERRDVRSKVVSLDYHIRKYLEREGLLQKERDPESKRGVAYRLTKKGINVAKLVEAHFRSQGLKMEDHIDLSSLNQSVEVKISS; from the coding sequence ATGATGTCAGCGAGGGGGGTCGGGGTAACTCTCAAGGGAATAGAGAGAGCTCTAACGCAATACGAGAAAGTTCTGGATCTATCAGATTCCTGGTACATCTTAATAGCCCCGACCTCCCTCAATTTCCATTTATTTTCTAGAATATTGTCGAGCGAAGTGAGGATGATAATCTCCTCGATCTTCATAAATGACGGCAGCGAGGGGGATGGATTCAGGGAGTTCAGGGATAGATTAGCATTCATATACGGAAAGGATCATGTGGTGGAGGAGATCTTCGAGAGGATAGACCAAATAGAGATAATATCGAGATTCTCAGAGCTATCTAATTTGATAAGAGAGTACAAGGGTGGAGAGCTCGGATTGAGAGCTCTAATAGTGTGCTCAGGCCCTTACAAACTTGATCTCTTTCACCTCTCCCTCTATCTGGATGCTAGAGCTATAGAGCTGACCGAGGATGGATTCAGGGAGTTGATAAGCTATCCGACGTGGAAGCTGAATGAGGTATCGCTCTCAATACTCTACGTGGCTATGAAACTCGAGGCCATGGGTGAGAGGGTCACGCCCCACTCCTTAGCGAGGTACGTGAAGCTGAAGGAGAAGGGGGAGAGGAGGGATGTCAGATCCAAAGTGGTCAGCCTCGATTATCACATAAGGAAGTACTTGGAGAGGGAAGGGCTACTTCAGAAGGAGAGGGATCCTGAGAGCAAGAGGGGAGTCGCTTACAGACTCACAAAGAAGGGGATCAATGTTGCAAAGTTGGTTGAGGCCCATTTCAGGAGCCAGGGCCTCAAGATGGAGGATCACATAGATCTGAGCTCGCTCAACCAATCCGTTGAGGTGAAAATATCTTCATGA